The Girardinichthys multiradiatus isolate DD_20200921_A chromosome Y, DD_fGirMul_XY1, whole genome shotgun sequence genome has a window encoding:
- the LOC124864259 gene encoding myosin-11-like — protein MADLSVDDSKYLFLENDFHNSGVAQADWAAKKMVWVPSEREGFEPASIKEEKGEQVLVELSNGQKATVNKDDIQKMNPPKFSKVEDMAALTFLNEASVLHNLRERYFSSLIYTYSGLFCVVVNPYKMLPIYSEKIIEMYKGKKRHEVPPHIYSITDNAYRNMLQDREDQSILCTGESGAGKTENTKKVIQYLAVVASSHKGKKDVNPESVAAAVAKQQSGSLAYGELEKQLLQANPILEAFGNAKTIKNDNSSRFGKFIKLNFDVTGFLVGANIDTYLLEKSRCIRQGNTERAFHIFYYMVAGAKDKMREELLLEDFNSYRFLIAGNVEIPGQQDDELFDETLEAMEIMGFTDEERLGMLKVVSTVLQLGNIKFEKERNSEQATMPENTAAQKVCHLQGINVTDFTRAILTPRIKVGREVVQKAQTKQQADFAVEALAKAMYERLFRWILARVNKTLDKSKRQSSSFLGILDIAGFEIFEDNSFEQLCINYTNERLQQLFNHTMFILEQEEYKREGIEWNFIDFGLDLQPCIELIERPNNPPGILALLDEECWFPKATDQSFVDKLLNTHTGHVKFSKPKQHKDKLMFTVLHYAGKVDYNSASWLTKNMDPLNDNVTALLNNSSSSFIQDLWKDVDRVVGLDTITKMSESSVPSSTKSKKGMFRTVGQLYKESLGKLMTTLHNTQPNFVRCIIPNHEKRAGKMDANLVLEQLRCNGVLEGIRICRQGFPNRIVFQEFRQRYEILAASAIPKGFMDGKQACCLMVKHLDLDPNLYRIGQSKMFFRTGVLAQLEEERDLKLTVVIIAFQAQARGFLGRKAFSKRQQQLTAMKVLQRNCSCYLKLKNWQWWRLFTKVKPLLQVTRQEEEMGQKEEELRAVREVAAKAEIELREIAQKHTQLAEERSQLELKLQAETELYAEAEEMRVRLEAKKQELEEVLHEMEARLEEEEERSISLQQEKKDMEQQLQLMEAHIAEEEDAQQKLQLEKAAVEGKVKKMEEDIMLMEDQNNKLQKERKLLEERMADMSSNLVEEEEKSKNLTKLKAKHESMISDLEVRMKKEEKARQDVEKAKKKVDAELADLQEQYADLQAQLAELRAQLAAKEEELQATQARLEEESTQRATAVKKVRELEMLLSELQEDLEAERVARGKAEAARRDLGEELNALRSELEDSLDTTAAQQELRAKREQEVTMLKKAMEDEGRSHEAQIQDLRQKHSQAAEELTEQLEQAKRVRASLEKAKQALEKESADLSAELRSLASSKQDVEHKKKKVEAQLNDLNSRFNESERQRNELGERVSKLNMELDSVTGLLNEAEGKNIKLSKDVSSLSSQLQDAQELLSEETRQKLNLSGRVRQMEEDRNSLMEQLEEETEAKRAVERQVSSLNMQLSDHKKKLDEMSGTVELLEEGRKRMQRDLEAANGEYEEKASAYDKLEKSRSRLQQELEDVLMDLDSQRQLVSNLEKKQKKFDQMLADERAVSAKVAEERDRAEADVREKETKVLALTRALEEKQGVLEEAEKAMKALRAEMEDLISSKDDVGKSVHDLEKAKRGLEAFVDEMRMQMEELEDELQVAEDAKLRLEVNNQALKAQQERELQAREEMGEEKRKQLLRQVRELEAELEEERKQRGQASGGRKKLEGELKNMEDQLEATSRGREEALKQLRKIQGQMKDLQRELEDSRAAQKEVLSSARESERRSKTMEAEILQLHELLAAAERARKQAETERDELSEELASNSSGRSMQSDEKRRLETKISQLEEELEEEQANVENLNERLRKSQQLMDQLGAELAAERSSSQTREGSRQQLERQNRELKAKLQEVENQNRSKLKSTIAALESKLREAEEQLEVETREHQANGKNLRQKEKKLKDLSIQIEDERKQAQQYKDQMEKSNVRVKQLKHQLEEAEEEAQRVAAARRKLQRELDEATEATDALSREVSSLRSKLRRGGGEPVFSAPRSSSGGIRSSGLGPGVSRRVKENSLDLQEEEAPSPSPPTSSPQLDQHREGYPCSPDE, from the exons TGGTGAGTCTGGAGCAGGAAAGACGGAAAACACCAAGAAGGTGATTCAGTACCTCGCCGTCGTCGCCTCGTCACATAAAGGCAAGAAGGACGTCAACCCT GAATCGGTTGCTGCAGCTGTGGCCAAG CAGCAGTCAGGATCTCTGGCCTAT GGGGAGctggaaaagcagctgctgCAGGCTAATCCCATCCTGGAGGCCTTTGGCAACGCCAAGACAATCAAGAACGACAACTCGTCCAGATTT GGGAAATTCATCAAACTTAACTTTGACGTGACTGGCTTCCTTGTCGGGGCAAACATTGACACCT ATCTGCTGGAGAAGTCACGCTGCATTCGACAAGGGAACACAGAGAGAGCCTTTCACATCTTCTACTACATGGTGGCTGGAGCAAAAGACAAGATGAGGG AGGAGCTGCTGTTGGAGGACTTCAACAGCTACCGCTTCCTGATAGCGGGTAACGTGGAGATTCCCGGTCAGCAGGATGATGAGCTTTTTGACGAGACTCTGGAAGCAATGGAGATCATGGGCTTTACAGATGAGGAGAGATTAG GCATGTTGAAGGTGGTGTCCACTGTTCTCCAGCTGGGAAACATCAAGTTTGAGAAGGAGAGGAACAGCGAGCAGGCCACCATGCCTGAAAACACGG CGGCACAGAAGGTGTGCCACCTGCAGGGCATCAACGTGACCGACTTCACCCGCGCCATCCTCACACCCAGAATCAAAGTGGGGAGGGAGGTGGTGCAGAAGGCCCAGACCAAACAGCAG GCCGATTTTGCCGTGGAGGCTCTGGCTAAGGCCATGTACGAGCGCTTGTTCCGCTGGATCCTCGCTAGAGTCAACAAGACGCTGGACAAGAGCAAGAGACAGTCGTCGTCCTTCCTGGGAATCCTGGACATTGCTGGCTTTGAGATTTTTGAG GACAACTCGTTCGAGCAGCTCTGCATCAACTACACCAACGAGCGGCTGCAGCAGCTCTTCAACCACACCATGTTCATCCTGGAGCAGGAGGAGTACAAGAGAGAGGGAATAGAGTGGAACTTCATCGACTTTGGCCTGGACCTGCAGCCCTGCATCGAGCTCATTGAGAGGCCG AACAATCCCCCAGGCATCCTGGCACTGCTGGATGAGGAGTGCTGGTTCCCGAAGGCCACCGATCAGTCGTTCGTGGACAAGCTTCTGAACACCCACACAGGTCACGTGAAGTTCTCTAAACCCAAACAACACAAGGATAAACTGATGTTCACGGTGCTGCACTACGCTGGAAAG GTTGATTATAATTCAGCCAGCTGGCTGACTAAGAACATGGATCCTCTGAATGACAACGTGACGGCTCTACTCAACAACTCCTCCAGCAGCTTCATCCAGGACTTGTGGAAAGACG TGGATCGAGTGGTGGGCCTTGATACGATCACCAAAATGTCGGAGAGTTCTGTGCCCAGTTCCACCAAATCCAAAAAGGGAATGTTTCGTACGGTGGGTCAGCTGTACAAGGAGTCTTTGGGCAAACTGATGACCACGCTGCACAACACGCAGCCCAACTTCGTCCGCTGCATCATTCCCAACCACGAGAAGAGG GCCGGTAAGATGGACGCCAACCTGGTGCTGGAGCAGCTTAGGTGTAACGGAGTGCTGGAGGGCATCCGGATCTGCAGGCAGGGATTTCCGAACCGCATCGTTTTCCAGGAGTTCAGACAGAG GTATGAGATACTGGCTGCCAGCGCCATCCCTAAAGGCTTCATGGATGGAAAGCAGGCGTGCTGTCTGAtg GTAAAGCACTTGGATCTGGATCCAAACCTGTATCGCATTGGTCAGAGTAAAATGTTCTTCAGAACGGGGGTTCTGGCTCAGCTGGAGGAAGAGCGAGACCTCAAACTGACCGTCGTCATCATCGCCTTCCAGGCACAAGCACGAGGCTTTTTGGGACGCAA AGCGTTTAGTAAACGACAACAACAGCTGACTGCCATGAAGGTCCTCCAGAGGAACTGTTCTTGTTACCTCAAACTGAAGAACTGGCAGTGGTGGAGGCTGTTCACGAAG GTGAAGCCCCTGCTACAGGTGACCAGACAGGAGGAGGAAATGGGTCAAAAGGAGGAGGAGCTAAGGGCGGTAAGAGAGGTGGCAGCTAAGGCTGAAATTGAACTGAGGGAAATCGCCCAGAAACACACTCAG CTGGCAGAGGAGCGATCACAGCTGGAGCTGAAGCTTCAGGCCGAAACAGAGTTGTACGCAGAGGCCGAGGAGATGAGAGTGCGTCTGGAGGCCAAGAagcaggagctggaggaggtgctgCATGAGATGGAGGCCCGgttggaggaggaggaagagcgcAGCATCTCCTTGCAACAGGAGAAGAAGGACATGGAGCAGCAGCTACAG CTGATGGAGGCCCACATCGCAGAGGAGGAGGATGCTCAGCAGAAGCTCCAGCTGGAGAAAGCAGCTGTGGAGGGGAAGGTGAAGAAAATGGAGGAGGACATCATGCTCATGGAGGATCAAAACAACAAGCTGCAGAAG GAGCGAAAGCTTCTAGAGGAGCGTATGGCTGATATGAGCTCCAACCTggtggaagaggaggagaagtCAAAGAATCTGACCAAACTCAAGGCCAAACATGAGTCCATGATCTCGGACCTGGAGG TTCGTATGAAAAAGGAGGAGAAGGCTCGCCAGGACGTGGAGAAGGCAAAGAAGAAGGTGGATGCAGAGTTGGCAGACCTGCAAGAGCAATATGCCGACCTGCAGGCACAGCTAGCTGAGCTGCGAGCCCAGTTAGCGGCCAAAGAAGAGGAGCTCCAGGCTACACAGGCACG TTTGGAGGAGGAGAGCACCCAGCGTGCAACGGCGGTCAAGAAAGTTCGTGAGTTGGAAATGTTGCTCTCGGAACTGCAGGAGGACTTGGAGGCAGAGAGGGTGGCGAGGGGGAAGGCCGAGGCTGCTCGACGGGACCTTGGAGAGGAGCTAAATGCACTGCGCTCTGAGCTGGAGGACAGTTTAGATACCACCGCTGCACAACAGGAGCTACG AGCAAAACGAGAGCAGGAGGTAACCATGCTGAAGAAGGCTATGGAAGATGAGGGGCGGAGCCATGAGGCCCAGATACAGGACCTTCGACAGAAACATAGCCAGGCTGCTGAGgagctgactgagcagctgGAGCAAGCCAAAAGG GTGAGGGCTAGTCTGGAGAAAGCCAAACAAGCCTTGGAGAAGGAGTCGGCAGACTTAAGTGCTGAGCTCAGATCCCTCGCCAGCTCAAAGCAAGATGTGgagcacaagaaaaaaaaggtggagGCTCAGCTAAACGATTTAAACTCCCGGTTCAACGAAAGCGAAAGGCAGAGGAATGAGCTTGGAGAGCGAGTATCAAAGTTGAAT ATGGAGCTGGATAGTGTGACGGGCCTGCTGAACGAAGCCGAGGGGAAGAATATCAAGCTGAGTAAAGATGTCTCCAGTCTGTCTTCTCAGCTCCAGGATGCACAG GAGCTGCTGTCCGAGGAGACTCGTCAGAAGCTGAATCTGTCCGGACGTGTGCGTCAGATGGAGGAGGACAGGAACAGCCTGATGGAGCAGCTGGAAGAGGAGACGGAGGCCAAACGGGCCGTAGAAAGACAGGTCTCCAGCCTCAATATGCAG TTGTCTGAccacaagaagaagctggacgAGATGTCGGGGACGGTAGAGCTGCTTGAGGAGGGAAGGAAGCGAATGCAGCGTGACCTGGAAGCCGCCAACGGCGAGTACGAGGAAAAGGCTTCGGCCTACGACAAGCTGGAGAAGAGCCGCAGTCGGCTGCAGCAGGAGCTTGAGGACGTCCTCATGGACCTGGACAGCCAGCGGCAGCTCGTCTCCAACCTGgagaagaagcagaagaagtTTGATCAG ATGTTGGCTGATGAGCGAGCTGTGTCGGCTAAGGTTGCAGAGGAGCGAGACCGAGCAGAGGCGGACGTGAGGGAGAAGGAGACCAAGGTGTTAGCTCTGACCCGGGCGCTGGAGGAGAAGCAGGGGGTCCTAGAGGAAGCCGAGAAGGCCATGAAGGCACTCCGAGCTGAGATGGAGGACCTCATCAGCTCCAAAGACGACGTGGGAAAGAGT GTCCACGACCTGGAGAAGGCAAAGCGTGGGCTGGAGGCCTTCGTGGACGAGATGAGGATGCagatggaggagctggaggatgaGCTTCAGGTGGCTGAGGACGCCAAGCTGCGTCTGGAGGTCAACAACCAAGCCCTGAAAGCTCAACAGGAGCGGGAGCTGCAGGCCCGCGAGGAGATGGGCGAGGAGAAGAGGAAGCAGCTCCTCAGACAG GTGCGAGAGCTGGAGGcggagctggaagaggagagGAAGCAGCGAGGTCAGGCGTCCGGCggcaggaagaagctggagggAGAGCTGAAAAACATGGAGGACCAGCTGGAAGCCACCAGCAGGGGGCGGGAAGAGGCGCTGAAGCAGCTCCGCAAAATCCAG GGGCAGATGAAGGACCTCCAGAGGGAGCTGGAGGACTCTCGTGCTGCTCAGAAGGAGGTCCTCTCCTCAGCCAGGGAGTCGGAGCGCAGATCCAAGACGATGGAGGCAGAAATCCTCCAGCTGCACGAG CTGCTGGCAGCTGCTGAGAGAGCTCGGAAGCAGGCGGAGACGGAGAGAGACGAGCTGTCCGAGGAACTGGCCAGTAACTCCTCTGGAAG GTCGATGCAGTCCGATGAAAAGCGCCGCCTGGAGACAAAGATCAGTCAGCtcgaggaggagctggaggaggagcaggCTAACGTGGAGAACCTCAACGAGCGGCTGAGGAAGAGTCAGCAGCTG ATGGACCAGCTGGGAGCAGAGCTGGCGGCTGAGAGATCTTCCTCTCAGACCAGAGAGGGATCCAGGcagcagctggagagacagaacCGGGAGCTGAAGGCCAAACTGCAGGAGGTTGAGAACCAGAACCGCTCCAAGCTTAAGTCGACCATCGCTGCTTTGGAGTCTAAGTTGAGGGAGGCAGAGGAGCAGCTGGAGGTGGAGACCAG AGAACATCAGGCCAACGGCAAGAATCTGCGTCAGAAAGAGAAGAAGCTGAAGGATCTGAGCATCCAGATCGAGGATGAGAGGAAGCAGGCACAGCAGTACAAGGACCAG ATGGAGAAGAGCAACGTCCGAGTGAAGCAGCTGAAGCATCAGCTGGAGGAAGCAGAGGAGGAGGCGCAGCGCGTGGCAGCCGCCCGCAGGAAGCTGCAGAGGGAGCTGGACGAGGCCACGGAGGCCACCGATGCCCTCAGCAGGGAGGTGTCGTCCCTGAGGAGCAAACTGAG GCGTGGCGGCGGGGAGCCGGTGTTCAGCGCTCCTCGGAGCAGCAGCGGAGGGATAAGGAGCTCAGGTCTGGGACCTGGCGTCAGCCGGCGGGTCAAAGAGAACTCATTGGACCTACAGGAAGAGGAGGCTCCCTCCCCGTCTCCTCCCACCTCCTCCCCTCAGCTGGATCAGCACAGGGAGGGGTACCCCTGCTCCCCAGACGAGTAA